From the genome of Carassius carassius chromosome 49, fCarCar2.1, whole genome shotgun sequence:
AGATTTCAACTCCTCATGCCATTTAGAACACTTTTGTCTTATGcatgatagatatatatatatatatatatatatatatatatataatgatggaTACTGAGTGCACAGATAATGTACATCAAACTGGTACTCATGGTGACTGGAAATACTTATTTCTAATTCTATTTACATTTAATGTCAAATATCTATAGTGACTGGTGTTcactgtcaaacatacaaaaTATCTGTAGTTGTATTGGAGGTCTGTTCTAATTAAGAAGAAACTTGAACTGTCATTTTCAGAGTGATGGGAGAGCGTTATCGCAGAGAGATGCTCGCTCATGGAGGCAGCAAAGAGCCTGTGCTGATGGTCCAAGGTAAAAACACCACTCGAAATGACATTTTCTGTAAGACCTTGCTAACTGTCAGTCTTGAGTAAATATTAACCGACTCACATTTTTGATTCTCAGGAATGCTACAGAAAACCCCTACCATTGAAGACTTTGTCGATGCATTAGTGTTGGACCTTAATGCAAATGTCAAATCCTCAGTTTAGTAGATGaaatgaaagatgattatgtGTTCGGTCTCATACACTGGGTATCACCAAACTATTTCCTAATGTCTTGCTGCCTCGTAAACCTTATTAAAATATGAAGAGGCAACATGAAAATATGGTGTCCCTTCTATTGGGCCTCAGTTGCACATAAGTACTTTGTGCTGAAATCAACTGACTTTAGCACACTTCAGTGATGGTAGGTGCTGATTTGAAGGTTTATCAAAGTTATATTTTTGCAACAGTAATCTTCCTTTGATTAAAACATGCCATGTTcctcttatttttatatatatatatatatatatatatatatatatatatatacacaccatacagatgaatttttttttaagttatggcAAATGTATAGCAACAACTTAAAAATGGCCTGCTGGTCTAAAACTACCATTTTAATAAAACACCATAACCAATTTTTAATCTTGAAAACCTCACAGAAAagcaatacatttcattttatgatCTGGTCTATGTTTTAATTGGGTGAAATTAAGATTGGTTTAATTAGTTAAACCCCAGATTCAGAACATCCTTCTGTCATAAACCACAATATACTTTCTCAAAATTGTGCGTAATGATTTCCTACTAGTACAAACACTTACAATGAAGGTATATATTCACTTTGTTGAAGAAATGCACAAACGCAAGTTTCATTTTGTGGTTGTTTATTTACCTATACAAAAGACCATAACTCAATCCAAGGTGCAATCTGAAAGAGATGAATAAACATTCAATATAGGACACCAGTAAGTTAGATGAAACAACTATAGCTGGCCGAGGGCATCAAATATGAAAAGATATTCCAAACTGATAATCACCATATTATGCCTCTTTCTCTGGAGCTACCTCGTCAGTGCCCTTGGTGTTTCTGGTGTAGATCACCTGAGCTCTGTGTTTGGACACCAGCTTGATCAGACCTGACAACGACAAACGCAAAATGTCGCTCCATTATGGATTCATAATAAAACTCAAGAAATCTCTGAATGTGCCGATTTTGACATGCATTTGGGAGTGCAATGTGTGCACATTTGCAGTATTtctaacatttttgtaaaaaGCTTACAGAATTTCACCAGTATTCTGCCCAAATAaaagccagtggatttgaaatgTTAAAAGCTTGATAATGGGTtagaataacaaaaaataaaattttttggaAGCCTTGTCATATGTGATATACACAAAGAGTTTAAGAATCAATCATATATTCACCTTTGTTGAGCAGCTCCTGCAGGGCAGCCCTGGCCAGCGAGCCCCTGATCTTCAGCCTCTCAGACACCACAGCTGGTGTGATGAGCTTGTAGTTGGGAACTTCTTTGTACAGTTTGTCATATGTGGCCTTGTCAAAGAGGACCAGGTTGTTCAGCTTGTCCCTAACCTTTCCTTTGGACCACTTCTACTCgagaacaaataaaataaatattacaatccATGCAGGCAATTACAGCATAAACTCAGTGTTAATTACTTAAAAATGACTGACAGGTCTCTAAGTGAGGTAAATATTTTACCTTCTTCTTAGCTTTGCCTCCGGATTTGTTGACGGGATCCTTGTCCTTTTTGGACTTGCCCGCATCTTTCTTCTGCTTCGTGTCCTTGGGCGGCTAGACAGTTACAGAAAACTAATTTCAatcacatacataaataaatgcatattttaattacagttttaatgaatcgATGTGTGGTTATGCGGTGCGCGTGTTCAGGCCTCGCGCACGATGCGGCAACACTTCATACAAAATAATCATACACATGCGCTGAAATGGCCCACTAAAGCTACATTATATTAATTATCATGCTTACAAACGTAGGAAACCGTTGTTATAATACGGCTATTACACGTGAGAAGTGGGTAAGAAGTGATTTTTTCTAACATTGTGGAGTCGCTCGAGTAACTCACCATGCTGAGGCGTCGCGAGCTGCGGAAGAGAAAGGAAG
Proteins encoded in this window:
- the LOC132132200 gene encoding small ribosomal subunit protein eS25-like translates to MPPKDTKQKKDAGKSKKDKDPVNKSGGKAKKKKWSKGKVRDKLNNLVLFDKATYDKLYKEVPNYKLITPAVVSERLKIRGSLARAALQELLNKGLIKLVSKHRAQVIYTRNTKGTDEVAPEKEA